The following coding sequences lie in one Maniola jurtina chromosome 11, ilManJurt1.1, whole genome shotgun sequence genomic window:
- the LOC123869361 gene encoding transport and Golgi organization protein 1 isoform X3: MTVLTYILFTLLISTCQCTLPEKVYCVNQECSEPISKAKTLLSYTAGDPDFISFRGNSEALIFMKSTESKPDVWYASINGKSGFVNPTFLREYKILEKKPEFILPLDAIKTRHLVQPDKVKQAHEVIEGTTLFPTEASPHETQLEDSVRLPVVSNENLDPNIENPRSVQNSIDNNQNIPVENNIETFLNQHTSSEITTEASSLEQRNNEKNQPNVSPEVNNLEDKNNVQSAIDTQNDSTEPPNSANEPADEMKIQKNNANFLLQTENLEAIPKNNENNQGDNSNFIPQAEKIETVPTHTELNTPQDLSSSDNEEILAESAKVSDIKGLKHDNLTSQHLNVDSNLMASIVNNTIEAAEMPNENVGLFNSFQESLGNIPNKLEDTPQVPQTSRKENVESEIKHKDTNSRSGEVVTEAINIQTETTHATPRQEEPIPITPLDDNNKMEGAKTVALDSVLGIKTVSDTSSMSPPSDNIDTSTSTAQEILDVTKTEITTAVPQESFTITTETVPVTESVTDVPFETSTIPEPTPDPYKVSTEQLIEEIFNEATTEAPSYQEETTGGLLSDIYTTIADMWPPTTEMPPQEIFNPDYVHNPAEETVVEDTQTESFSFIGYLLNKYSSVMGVKEQSHDLFPSAGNTCFTDEYCDGESMKKPNRLLTFLLTTAGSVILFTLGYYYIENNRQDGRLIGSINNLQRELLFSTKECEILKEELATTKNKLAGIEDSSFGIDDMVQSLKAEIKELKENNERLRNSLDDNEKLLRVSENTASELQNTLSEVENTLSELFAERSHSEEQIAELNGKIQAFEEELISVSRERDNFQLKYVSAETALEEFRKQKGQLQELTQKLAEANNTIELQKHEIVALKDVIKELKSGASSNFDVASLIDHTEIKAKLSKALEERNALKSKYEAEHKERTRIAEELKNTQQSYQTSSLQASEALTRLEVLGKYFQERESELMKELSTKEALWLSKQGESTSTVEKIELLQQEVQRYKEKCDTLTLELAEQESARRTAISEMEAREHTAWLEARQAKRDAEAAKDDAAALRRKLAALHQADGAASPHRPVASPLEADGGLPAPLPPPLAFLPPPLLPPLPRPPPLGRLPSPHPPRNRYSERRYSPDSRYSPESRYSPESRYSPESRYSPETVRYSPDSRYSPRRRSPYSPRDRRMRVIERPNGRSSRSRNGPAPPDTETEYNSDSPTRRPPRRRYSRHSGPSSGSGCSTESEK, encoded by the exons ATGACCGTATTAACTTACATTTTATTCACATTACTAATTTCAACATGCCAATGTACATTACCAGAAAAAGTTTATTGTGTAAATCAAGAATGTAGTG AACCTATATCGAAAGCAAAAACACTTCTTAGCTATACAGCTGGTGATCCAGATTTTATATCATTTCGAGGAAATTCTGAAGccttaatttttatgaaatctaccgagagtaaaccagatgtatGGTATGCTTCTATAAATGGCAAATCAGGCTTTGTTAACCCTACTTTTTTACGAGAATATAAGATACTCGAAAAAAAACCTGAGTTCATTTTGCCTCTGGATGCAATAAAAACAAGACATTTGGTACAACCTGACAAAGTTAAACAAGCCCATGAAGTGATCGAGGGAACCACACTATTCCCAACAGAAGCTTCACCACATGAAACTCAGCTAGAAGACTCTGTTAGGCTGCCTGTTGTATCCAATGAAAATCTTGACCCTAATATAGAAAATCCTAGATCTGTGCAAAATTCTATTGACAATAATCAAAATATTCCtgttgaaaataatattgaaacatttttaaatCAGCATACATCAAGTGAAATAACCACAGAAGCGTCTAGTCTTGAACAGCGGAACAATGAGAAAAATCAACCCAATGTTTCACCTGAAGTAAATAATCTTGAAGATAAAAATAATGTCCAATCGGCAATAGATACACAAAATGATTCAACTGAACCACCCAACTCTGCCAATGAGCCAGCTGATGaaatgaaaatacaaaaaaataatgcaAATTTTTTACTTCAAACAGAAAATTTAGAAGCAataccaaaaaataatgaaaataatcaaGGAGATAATTCAA ATTTTATACCTCAAGCAGAAAAAATAGAAACAGTACCAACACATACTGAACTTAATACACCACAAGATCTTTCTTCTAGTGATAATGAAGAAATTTTGGCAGAGTCTGCTAAAGTATCTGATATAAAAGGCTTAAAGCATGATAACTTAACATCTCAACATTTAAATgtagatagtaatttaatggcATCTATTGTGAATAATACTATTGAGGCTGCTGAAATGCCAAATGAAAATGTAGGTCTATTTAACAGTTTTCAAGAAAGTTTAGGCAATATTCCTAATAAACTTGAAGATACACCACAAGTGCCCCAGACAAGTAGAAAAGAAAATGTCGAAAgcgaaataaaacataaagatACCAATTCTAGAAGTGGAGAAGTTGTTACAGAAGCTATAAATATACAGACTGAAACAACACATGCAACACCAAGACAAGAAGAACCTATACCAATCACACCTTTAGATGACAATAATAAAATGGAAGGTGCTAAAACAGTTGCATTGGACAGTGTTTTAGGTATAAAAACTGTAAGTGATACAAGTAGCATGAGTCCTCCATCTGATAATATAGATACAAGCACATCTACAGCACAAGAAATTCTAGATGTTACAAAAACAGAGATAACTACAGCTGTACCACAGGAATCTTTTACCATAACCACTGAGACTGTGCCAGTGACTGAATCAGTAACAGATGTGCCATTTGAAACATCTACCATCCCTGAACCTACACCTGACCCTTATAAAGTGTCAACTGAGCAATTAATTGAAGAAATATTTAATGAAGCCACTACAGAGGCTCCGTCTTATCAAGAGGAAACCACTGGAGGATTGCTGTCTGATATTTACACAACAATTGCAGATATGTGGCCTCCTACTACAGAAATGCCCCCACAGGAAATCTTTAATCCTGATTATGTTCATAATCCTGCAGAAGAAACTGTTGTAGAAGACACACAAACTGaaagtttttcatttattgGTTATCTCTTGAATAAGTACTCTTCAGTTATGGGTGTTAAAGAGCAATCTCATGATTTGTTCCCATCAGCTG GTAATACATGTTTTACAGATGAGTATTGTGATGGAGAAAGTATGAAAAAGCCAAACCGTTTACTAACATTCCTTCTGACTACCGCTGGCTCAGTGATACTATTCACTCTAGGTTATTACTATATTGAAAACAACAGACAAGACGGCAGATTGATTGGTAGTATTAACAATCTTCAGAGAGAGTTGCTGTTTTCTACAAAG GAGTGTGAGATCCTTAAAGAGGAGCTTGCAACTACTAAAAATAAGTTAGCTGGGATCGAAGACAGTTCATTTGGAATAGACGATATGGTACAGTCATTGAAAGCAGAAATTAaagaattaaaagaaaataacgAAAGATTGCGAAACTCTTTGGACGATAATGAGAAACTCCTTAGGGTGTCAGAGAACACTGCAAGTGAACTGCAAAACACCCTTAGTGAAGTAGAAAATACTCTTAGTGAGCTCTTTGCAGAGAGATCTCACTCTGAAGAGCAAATAGCAGAATTAAATG GTAAAATCCAAGCTTTTGAAGAAGAGCTAATATCAGTGAGTAGGGAGAGAGATAATTTCCAATTGAAGTATGTTTCCGCGGAGACTGCATTGGAAGAGTTCAGGAAACAGAAAGGGCAACTTCAAGAGCTCACCCAGAAGTTGGCTGAAGCGAATAATACTATTGAATTACAGAAACATGAAATTGTTGCGCTTAAA GATGTGATAAAGGAGTTGAAAAGTGGTGCTTCCTCGAACTTTGATGTTGCATCATTAATAGATCATACTGAAATCAAAGCAAAATTATCTAAGGCGTTAGAGGAGAGAAATGCTTTAAAGAGCAAATATGAG GCAGAACACAAAGAAAGAACCCGTATTGCAGAGGAGTTAAAAAATACACAGCAGTCATATCAAACAAGTAGCCTACAGGCGTCTGAAGCTCTCACGAGGTTGGAGGTTCTTGGGAAATATTTCCAAGAACGAGAAAGCGAACTTatgaa AGAGCTCAGTACCAAAGAAGCATTGTGGCTCAGCAAGCAAGGGGAGTCCACGAGCACTGTAGAGAAGATAGAATTATTGCAACAAGAAGTTCAACGATACAA GGAAAAATGCGACACGTTAACGCTCGAACTAGCTGAACAAGAATCTGCTCGTCGCACCGCCATCAGTGAAATGGAAGCGCGCGAGCACACCGCGTGGCTCGAGGCGAGGCAAGCCAAGCGCGACGCGGAGGCGGCTAAAGACGACGCCGCTGCGCTGCGCAGGAAGCTGGCTGCCTTGCACCAGGCCGATGGAGCCGCCTCACCTCATAGAC CTGTGGCCTCGCCTCTGGAGGCGGACGGAGGTCTGCCAGCGCCGCTGCCGCCGCCGCTAGCCTTCCTGCCGCCGCCGCTGCTGCCGCCGCTGCCGCGCCCGCCGCCACTCGGACGCCTGCCTTCGCCGCACCCACCGAG AAATAGATACAGCGAGCGACGCTACTCGCCTGACAGCCGCTACTCGCCCGAAAGCCGCTACTCGCCTGAGAGTCGCTACTCGCCCGAGAGTCGTTACTCGCCCGAGACAGTGCGCTACTCGCCCGACAGCCGCTACTCGCCGCGACGCCGCTCGCCCTACTCGCCTCGAGATAGAAGAATGCGAGTTATAGAAAG GCCCAACGGACGCAGTTCGCGGTCACGAAACGGTCCCGCACCCCCCGACACCGAAACTGAATATAACTCTGACAGCCCCACGCGGCGGCCACCCCGGCGACGGTACTCCAGACATTCAG GTCCCAGTTCGGGTTCTGGATGCTCAACTGAATCAGAGAAGTGA